Proteins encoded in a region of the Streptomyces violaceoruber genome:
- a CDS encoding glycosyltransferase family 4 protein, with protein sequence MLGDTTSGETPFGGTAGDRPGRRALILVENLSVPFDRRVWQEATTLRDAGWDVHVICPRGSKRDTEPEAVVDRVHIHRYPLRAATGGPAGYLREYGAALWHTARLARRVGPVDVVHACNPPDLLFLPALWLKRRGARFVFDQHDLIPELYLSRFGRGKDLLYRAVCALERWTYRAADVVLATNESYKDVAIRRGGRRPDDVFVVRSAPATDRFQPVPPEPELKRGKPHLLCYLGVMGPQDGVDYALRALAKLRDEVGRTDWHAVFVGSGDAFDAMVELSRSLGLDEQVRFTGRIPDADLVRHLSTADVCLSPDPRNPLNDVSTMNKVLEYMAMGRPIVSFDLREARVSAGEAALYAPANDEAAFARLVARLLDDPDERARMGKIGQERVTGRLSWRNSQAALLAAYAAACRDHTPVSAGAPVRTGFKAGKRPRS encoded by the coding sequence TTGCTTGGTGACACGACGTCTGGTGAAACGCCGTTCGGTGGCACAGCCGGCGACCGGCCGGGGCGGCGCGCCCTGATCCTGGTGGAGAACCTGTCGGTACCCTTCGACCGGCGGGTGTGGCAGGAGGCGACGACCCTGCGCGACGCGGGCTGGGACGTGCACGTCATCTGCCCCCGGGGCAGCAAGCGGGACACGGAGCCGGAAGCGGTCGTCGACCGGGTGCACATCCACCGCTACCCGTTGCGCGCCGCCACCGGAGGACCGGCCGGCTACCTGCGGGAGTACGGGGCGGCGCTCTGGCACACGGCCCGGCTGGCCCGCCGGGTCGGCCCGGTCGACGTGGTCCACGCCTGCAATCCGCCGGACCTGCTGTTCCTGCCGGCGCTGTGGCTGAAGAGGCGCGGTGCGCGGTTCGTCTTCGACCAGCACGACCTGATACCCGAGCTGTACCTGTCCCGGTTCGGCCGCGGCAAGGACCTGCTCTACCGCGCCGTGTGCGCGCTGGAACGGTGGACCTACCGGGCCGCGGACGTCGTGCTCGCCACGAACGAGAGCTACAAGGACGTCGCGATACGCCGGGGCGGCCGCCGCCCCGACGACGTCTTCGTGGTGCGCAGCGCACCCGCGACCGATCGCTTCCAGCCGGTGCCGCCCGAACCGGAGTTGAAGCGCGGCAAGCCCCATCTGCTGTGCTACCTGGGCGTCATGGGACCCCAGGACGGCGTGGACTACGCCCTGCGGGCCCTCGCGAAACTGCGCGACGAGGTCGGTCGGACGGACTGGCACGCGGTGTTCGTCGGCTCCGGCGACGCCTTCGACGCGATGGTGGAGCTGTCCCGGTCGCTGGGGCTCGACGAGCAGGTGCGGTTCACCGGGCGCATTCCGGACGCCGACCTGGTGCGCCACCTCTCCACCGCGGACGTGTGCCTCTCCCCCGACCCCCGCAATCCGCTCAACGACGTGTCGACCATGAACAAGGTCCTGGAGTACATGGCGATGGGCCGGCCGATCGTCTCGTTCGACCTCCGCGAGGCGCGGGTCTCCGCCGGGGAGGCCGCCCTGTACGCACCCGCCAACGACGAGGCGGCGTTCGCCCGGCTCGTCGCACGGTTACTGGACGATCCGGACGAGCGCGCCCGGATGGGCAAGATCGGCCAGGAGCGGGTCACCGGACGGCTCTCCTGGCGCAACTCGCAGGCGGCGCTGCTCGCCGCGTACGCCGCCGCCTGCCGTGACCACACTCCGGTGTCGGCGGGCGCCCCGGTCCGAACAGGGTTCAAAGCAGGGAAAAGGCCGCGCAGTTGA
- a CDS encoding nucleotide sugar dehydrogenase produces the protein MRVSVFGLGYVGCVSAACLAGMGHQVVGVDVNQAKVDLVNDGKAPVVEERIGELIAEVVGSGALRATGDVREAIMESEISLVCVGTPSEPNGSLCTTYLERVTEEIGTALAERGGGGGRHTVVFRSTMLPGTCANLLVPILEKYVGGTAGVDFGVAVNPEFLREGTSVRDFFDPPKTVIGELDAAGGDAVLALYDSLPGEVFRVPVATAEAIKYADNAFHGLKIGFANELGAVCHALGVDSHQVMDVFLADRKLNISPAYLRPGFAFGGSCLPKDLRSLVHAAQRADVSVPILSHVLPSNSAHLERAVELVERTGKRRVGMFGLSFKPGTDDLRESPLVELAERLFGKGYDLRIHDANVSLSRLLGANREYVETRLPHLAQLLADSVDEVLDHAEVCLVGTRDPAVLSALPHGAGPLLIDLIHLPDADTRRTEPGYMGLAW, from the coding sequence ATGAGGGTCAGCGTTTTCGGCCTCGGCTACGTGGGCTGCGTGTCGGCCGCGTGCCTGGCCGGCATGGGGCACCAGGTCGTCGGGGTGGATGTGAACCAGGCGAAGGTCGACCTGGTCAACGACGGCAAGGCCCCGGTGGTCGAGGAACGGATCGGCGAGCTGATCGCCGAGGTCGTGGGCAGCGGAGCACTGCGCGCCACCGGCGACGTCCGCGAGGCGATCATGGAGAGCGAGATATCCCTGGTCTGCGTGGGCACCCCGTCGGAGCCCAACGGCAGCTTGTGCACCACGTACTTGGAACGCGTCACCGAGGAGATCGGCACCGCGCTCGCCGAACGGGGCGGGGGCGGTGGGCGGCACACCGTGGTGTTCCGCAGCACCATGCTCCCCGGCACCTGCGCGAACCTGCTGGTGCCGATCCTGGAGAAGTACGTCGGCGGCACCGCCGGGGTGGACTTCGGGGTCGCGGTCAACCCGGAGTTCCTGCGCGAGGGCACGAGCGTGCGGGACTTCTTCGACCCGCCCAAGACCGTCATCGGCGAACTCGACGCGGCCGGCGGCGACGCGGTGCTGGCCCTGTACGACAGCCTGCCCGGCGAGGTGTTCCGGGTGCCGGTCGCGACGGCCGAGGCGATCAAGTACGCCGACAACGCCTTCCACGGACTCAAGATCGGCTTCGCGAACGAGCTGGGCGCGGTGTGCCATGCGCTCGGGGTGGACTCGCACCAGGTGATGGACGTGTTCCTGGCCGACCGCAAGCTGAACATCAGCCCCGCCTACCTGCGGCCCGGTTTCGCCTTCGGCGGCTCCTGCCTGCCCAAGGACCTGCGGAGCCTGGTCCACGCGGCACAGCGGGCCGACGTCTCGGTGCCCATCCTCTCCCATGTGCTGCCCTCCAACTCCGCGCACCTGGAGCGCGCGGTCGAGCTGGTGGAGCGCACCGGGAAGCGCCGGGTGGGGATGTTCGGACTGTCCTTCAAACCCGGCACCGACGACCTCCGCGAGAGTCCGCTCGTGGAGCTGGCGGAGCGCCTCTTCGGCAAGGGCTACGACCTCAGGATCCACGACGCCAACGTGAGCCTGTCCCGGCTGCTCGGCGCGAACCGCGAGTACGTCGAGACCCGGCTGCCGCACCTCGCCCAACTGCTCGCGGACTCCGTCGACGAGGTCCTCGACCACGCCGAGGTGTGCCTGGTCGGGACCAGGGACCCGGCCGTGCTCTCGGCGCTGCCCCACGGCGCCGGGCCGCTGCTGATCGACCTCATCCACCTTCCCGACGCCGACACGCGCCGGACCGAACCGGGGTACATGGGCCTTGCTTGGTGA